A genomic segment from Streptomyces antibioticus encodes:
- the deoC gene encoding deoxyribose-phosphate aldolase, translating into MPTNAPTAAHALTDVTTSASALRRFLHGLPGVDAVGLEARAASLGTRSIKTTAKAYAIDLAISMVDLTTLEGADTPGKVRALGAKAVLPDPTDRTAPATAAVCVYPDMVAVAKQAVAGSTVKVASVATAFPAGRAALPVKLADVRDAVAAGADEIDMVIDRGAFLAGDYLKVYDEIVAVKEVAGAARLKVIFETGELSTYDNIRRASWLGMLAGADFIKTSTGKVAVNATPANTLLMLEAVRDFRAQTGVQVGVKPAGGIRTSKDAIKFLVLVNETAGEDWLDNHWFRFGASSLLNDLLMQRQKLATGRYSGPDYVTVD; encoded by the coding sequence ATGCCCACCAATGCACCCACCGCAGCTCACGCCCTCACGGACGTCACCACGTCCGCCAGCGCGCTGCGCCGCTTCCTCCACGGGCTGCCCGGCGTCGACGCGGTCGGCCTGGAGGCACGCGCCGCGTCGCTCGGCACCCGTTCCATCAAGACGACCGCGAAGGCGTACGCCATCGACCTCGCCATCTCGATGGTCGACCTGACGACGCTGGAAGGCGCGGACACCCCGGGCAAGGTCCGGGCGCTCGGCGCGAAGGCGGTCCTCCCCGACCCGACGGACCGGACGGCCCCCGCCACGGCCGCCGTCTGCGTCTACCCCGACATGGTGGCCGTGGCCAAGCAGGCAGTCGCCGGCTCCACCGTGAAGGTCGCCTCCGTCGCCACCGCCTTCCCGGCCGGCCGTGCCGCCCTCCCCGTCAAGCTGGCGGACGTGCGCGACGCGGTCGCGGCGGGCGCCGACGAGATCGACATGGTCATCGACCGCGGGGCGTTCCTCGCGGGCGACTACCTGAAGGTGTACGACGAGATCGTCGCCGTGAAGGAGGTCGCGGGCGCGGCCCGGCTGAAGGTCATCTTCGAGACCGGCGAGCTGTCGACGTACGACAACATCCGGCGCGCGAGCTGGCTCGGCATGCTCGCGGGCGCCGACTTCATCAAGACGTCGACCGGCAAGGTGGCCGTCAACGCCACCCCGGCCAACACCCTCCTCATGCTGGAGGCCGTGCGCGACTTCCGCGCCCAGACCGGTGTGCAGGTCGGCGTGAAGCCCGCCGGCGGCATCCGTACCAGCAAGGACGCGATCAAGTTCCTGGTGCTGGTCAACGAGACCGCGGGCGAGGACTGGCTGGACAACCACTGGTTCCGCTTCGGCGCCTCCTCGCTCCTGAACGATCTGCTGATGCAGCGTCAGAAGCTGGCCACCGGCCGCTACTCCGGCCCCGACTACGTGACGGTGGACTGA
- a CDS encoding purine-nucleoside phosphorylase encodes MNASLLPDDIQGATPKDPRVAADAAAARLRELTGAETHDVALVMGSGWAPAVDALGAPETEFQVTELPGFPPPAVEGHGGKIRSYRIGEKRALVFLGRTHYYEGRGVAAVAHGVRTAVAAGCKTIVLTNGCGGLREGMRPGQPVLISDHINLTATSPIVGANFVDLTDLYSPRLRALCKEIDPTLEEGVYAQFPGPHYETPAEIRMARVIGADLVGMSTVLEAIAARESGAEVLGISLVTNLAAGMTGEPLNHEEVLQAGRDSATRMGSLLAQVLGRL; translated from the coding sequence GTGAACGCATCTCTTCTCCCGGACGACATCCAGGGCGCCACCCCGAAGGATCCCAGGGTCGCCGCCGACGCCGCCGCCGCGCGCCTGCGCGAACTGACCGGCGCCGAGACCCACGACGTCGCCCTCGTGATGGGCTCCGGCTGGGCTCCGGCCGTGGACGCCCTCGGCGCCCCCGAGACCGAGTTCCAGGTCACCGAGCTGCCCGGCTTCCCGCCGCCGGCCGTCGAGGGCCACGGCGGCAAGATCCGCTCGTACCGGATCGGCGAGAAGCGCGCCCTGGTGTTCCTGGGCCGCACCCACTACTACGAGGGCCGCGGGGTCGCCGCCGTCGCCCACGGGGTCCGTACCGCGGTGGCGGCGGGCTGCAAGACCATCGTCCTGACGAACGGCTGCGGCGGTCTCCGCGAGGGCATGCGCCCCGGCCAGCCGGTCCTGATCAGCGACCACATCAACCTCACGGCGACCTCCCCGATCGTCGGCGCGAACTTCGTCGACCTCACCGACCTGTACTCGCCGCGGCTGCGCGCGCTGTGCAAGGAGATCGACCCCACGCTGGAGGAGGGCGTCTACGCCCAGTTCCCCGGCCCGCACTACGAGACCCCCGCCGAGATCCGCATGGCCCGGGTGATCGGCGCGGACCTGGTCGGCATGTCCACGGTCCTGGAGGCCATCGCGGCACGCGAGTCGGGCGCGGAGGTGCTGGGCATCTCCCTGGTCACCAACCTCGCCGCCGGCATGACCGGCGAGCCCCTCAACCACGAGGAGGTCCTCCAGGCGGGCCGCGACAGCGCCACCCGTATGGGGTCCCTCCTGGCCCAGGTGCTGGGCCGCCTGTAA
- a CDS encoding PH domain-containing protein has protein sequence MTTPEDQSPAPQPPATPTSDRIYRSPAGIVGGVLLLGLIGWLGIDAIVSGHGRTPWLALAMLILLVPLVVAFTVRPAVYAGENRLRVRNPFRVILLPWGEIAGLRSGYSNEVVAKDGTKYQLWAIPVSLRARKKANRQEARARAQQAAQREGRGGGRSRGGFGGFGGFGGAGASAADGGPARAETDKVMDEVRALWESREKEETAQGEVTVRWAWEIVGPAIAGAVVLGILLIVG, from the coding sequence ATGACGACCCCGGAAGACCAGTCACCCGCGCCGCAGCCCCCGGCCACCCCGACCAGCGACCGTATCTACCGGTCGCCCGCGGGCATCGTCGGCGGTGTGCTGCTGCTCGGCCTCATCGGCTGGCTCGGCATCGACGCGATCGTGTCCGGCCACGGCCGCACCCCGTGGCTGGCGCTCGCCATGCTGATCCTGCTGGTGCCGCTGGTCGTCGCCTTCACCGTGCGGCCCGCCGTGTACGCGGGCGAGAACCGGCTGCGGGTGCGCAACCCGTTCCGGGTGATCTTGCTGCCCTGGGGCGAGATCGCCGGACTGCGCTCCGGTTACTCCAACGAGGTGGTCGCCAAGGACGGCACCAAGTACCAGCTCTGGGCGATCCCGGTCTCCCTGCGCGCCCGCAAGAAGGCGAACCGCCAGGAGGCCCGGGCCCGCGCCCAGCAGGCGGCGCAACGGGAGGGCCGGGGCGGGGGGCGGAGCCGCGGTGGCTTCGGCGGGTTCGGTGGCTTCGGCGGGGCCGGCGCGAGCGCCGCGGACGGCGGCCCGGCACGCGCCGAGACCGACAAGGTCATGGACGAGGTACGCGCCCTGTGGGAGTCCCGCGAGAAGGAGGAGACCGCGCAGGGCGAGGTGACCGTGCGCTGGGCCTGGGAGATCGTGGGGCCGGCGATCGCGGGTGCGGTGGTGCTCGGGATTCTGCTGATCGTGGGGTGA
- a CDS encoding PH domain-containing protein — translation MSTGSDGVLRLPDAAIPEGCRSWDGEAARRWTGALPSRWVPVRAHLALFVALPLVTVAGAGLLGEYGVLPAWGAALAVLPFVWAVLRPEAARILAPVAVGVVLAYGEASPLRSLALGSAVVLAWALSLARVTARGPQRAAALIASGGVTAALPSAVAGRLERGRFLFGAGLLLTVAGGVLGAATGVWEDPGDAAGAPAAGWCLAGLGLTVLLAAALTRHRAAGLRGAPVPVLRVLVRESAEVETEVFAADDEGALRPLFTVATRVVDGEGDDDKSDGEDAEDAGDAFDDERVGPLREAVLFGVPYDGAEVVLLTAAERAGEPPVVEVGVGAVRPVTEWTLRRRSAAARGKARSEARQEERRVAAADQVRRETGTGAVPAGRWRAGWPDWFAGLLALVYAAVLAGDTGWWRMVSGLGLTLVAALVLPRRLAWRVTADREGLWFNGLRGSRQLPWDEIRTVRTKAGELRVDGTGDFPEWTVHTPRWAWLERRIGLVHPYERTAAEITAMWRDPQLRPTELSTLAHRGRAVWPLGALIAAAGTAAVLFLP, via the coding sequence ATGAGTACGGGTTCCGACGGCGTGCTGCGGCTGCCTGACGCGGCGATACCCGAGGGGTGTCGGTCCTGGGACGGTGAGGCCGCCCGGCGGTGGACCGGGGCGTTGCCCTCGCGGTGGGTGCCGGTGCGGGCGCATCTGGCGCTGTTCGTGGCGTTGCCGCTGGTGACGGTCGCCGGGGCGGGGCTGCTCGGGGAGTACGGCGTGCTGCCCGCCTGGGGTGCCGCGCTCGCCGTGCTGCCGTTCGTGTGGGCGGTGCTGCGGCCGGAGGCGGCCCGGATCCTCGCGCCGGTCGCCGTGGGCGTCGTCCTCGCGTACGGGGAGGCGTCGCCGCTCAGGAGCCTGGCGCTCGGCTCGGCGGTCGTGCTCGCCTGGGCGCTCTCGCTGGCGCGGGTGACCGCGCGCGGGCCGCAGCGGGCGGCGGCGCTGATCGCCTCCGGCGGTGTGACCGCCGCGTTGCCGTCGGCGGTGGCCGGACGCCTGGAGCGGGGGAGGTTCCTCTTCGGGGCGGGGCTGCTGCTGACCGTGGCCGGTGGGGTGCTCGGTGCCGCCACCGGCGTCTGGGAGGATCCCGGCGACGCCGCCGGGGCCCCGGCCGCGGGCTGGTGCCTGGCCGGGCTCGGACTGACCGTGCTGCTCGCGGCGGCCCTCACCCGGCACCGCGCGGCCGGGCTGCGCGGGGCGCCGGTGCCGGTGCTGCGGGTGCTGGTGCGGGAGAGCGCCGAGGTCGAGACCGAGGTCTTCGCCGCCGACGACGAGGGCGCCCTGCGTCCGCTGTTCACGGTCGCCACGCGGGTGGTCGACGGCGAGGGTGACGACGACAAGAGCGACGGCGAGGACGCCGAGGACGCCGGGGACGCCTTCGACGACGAGCGTGTCGGGCCGTTGCGCGAGGCCGTCCTGTTCGGGGTGCCGTACGACGGTGCCGAGGTCGTGCTCCTCACCGCCGCCGAGCGGGCCGGTGAGCCGCCCGTGGTCGAGGTGGGCGTGGGGGCCGTGCGACCGGTGACCGAGTGGACCCTGCGGCGCCGGAGCGCGGCCGCGCGGGGCAAGGCCCGGAGCGAGGCCCGTCAGGAGGAGCGGCGCGTGGCCGCCGCCGATCAGGTGCGCCGCGAGACCGGCACGGGTGCCGTGCCGGCCGGGCGGTGGCGGGCCGGGTGGCCGGACTGGTTCGCGGGCCTGCTGGCGCTGGTCTACGCCGCCGTCCTCGCAGGGGACACCGGGTGGTGGCGGATGGTCTCCGGGCTCGGCCTGACGCTGGTGGCCGCGCTGGTGCTGCCGCGCAGGCTCGCCTGGCGGGTCACCGCCGACCGCGAGGGCCTGTGGTTCAACGGGCTCCGGGGCTCACGGCAGCTTCCCTGGGACGAGATCCGCACCGTACGGACCAAGGCGGGCGAACTGCGGGTGGACGGCACGGGCGACTTCCCCGAGTGGACCGTGCACACACCCCGCTGGGCCTGGCTGGAGCGCCGCATCGGCCTGGTACACCCGTACGAGCGAACGGCCGCCGAGATCACGGCGATGTGGCGCGACCCGCAGCTGCGCCCGACGGAACTGAGCACCCTGGCCCACCGGGGTCGCGCGGTGTGGCCGCTCGGGGCGCTGATCGCGGCGGCGGGGACTGCGGCGGTGCTGTTCCTGCCGTGA
- a CDS encoding gamma-glutamylcyclotransferase yields MSLYAAYAGNLDARLMTRRAPHSPLRATGWLNGWRLTFGGEQLGWEGALATVVEAPDDPDAQVFVALYDIAPMDEESLDRWEGTGLGIYRRARVRVHTLDGETGAWVYVLNGYEGGLPSARYLGEIADAAESAGAPHDYVMELRKRPC; encoded by the coding sequence ATGTCGCTCTACGCCGCTTACGCCGGCAACCTCGACGCGCGGCTGATGACCCGCCGCGCACCGCACTCCCCTCTGCGTGCGACGGGCTGGCTGAACGGCTGGCGGCTGACCTTCGGCGGGGAGCAGCTCGGCTGGGAGGGCGCGCTGGCGACGGTCGTCGAGGCCCCGGACGACCCCGACGCGCAGGTGTTCGTCGCGCTGTACGACATCGCGCCCATGGACGAGGAGTCGCTGGACCGCTGGGAGGGCACCGGCCTCGGCATCTACCGCAGGGCCCGGGTGCGGGTGCACACCCTGGACGGCGAGACCGGCGCCTGGGTGTACGTGCTGAACGGGTACGAGGGCGGCCTGCCCTCGGCGCGCTACCTCGGTGAGATCGCGGACGCCGCCGAGTCGGCCGGCGCCCCGCACGACTATGTGATGGAACTGCGCAAGCGCCCCTGCTGA
- a CDS encoding NAD(P)H-quinone dehydrogenase, whose protein sequence is MEYVTRIVIIGGGPGGYEAALVAAQLGAEVTVVDSDGLGGASVLTDCVPSKTLIATAEVMTTFDSSYEELGIIVADDTPHLEQAARVVGVDLGKVNRRVKRLALAQSHDITASVTRAGARVMRGRGRLEGMQALDGSRKVVVAAADGTEETLVADAVLIATGGHPRELPDAQPDGERILNWTQVYDLAELPEELIVVGSGVTGAEFAGAYQALGSRVTLVSSRDRVLPGEDPDAAAVLEDVFRRRGMNVMARSRAESAKRVGDRVEVALADGRVITGSHCLMAVGAIPNSAGLGLEDAGVKVRESGHIWTDKVSRTTAPGVYAAGDVTGVFALASVAAMQGRIAMYHFLGDAVAPLNLKTVSSNVFTDPEIATVGYSQADVDAGKIDARVVKLPLLRNPRAKMQGIRDGFVKIFCRPGTGIVVGGVVVAPRASELIHPISIAVDNNLTVEQIANAFTVYPSLSGSIAEVARQLHTRKTAGEG, encoded by the coding sequence ATGGAGTACGTGACTCGGATCGTGATCATCGGTGGTGGGCCCGGCGGCTACGAAGCGGCGCTGGTGGCGGCGCAGCTCGGCGCGGAGGTGACCGTCGTCGACAGCGACGGTCTGGGCGGGGCGTCGGTGCTGACCGACTGCGTGCCGTCGAAGACCCTGATCGCCACGGCGGAGGTGATGACCACCTTCGACTCCTCGTACGAGGAACTGGGCATCATCGTCGCCGACGACACCCCGCATCTGGAGCAGGCGGCCCGGGTCGTGGGCGTGGACCTCGGCAAGGTCAACCGACGGGTGAAGCGCCTCGCGCTCGCCCAGTCGCACGACATCACCGCCTCCGTCACACGGGCCGGCGCCCGGGTGATGCGCGGGCGCGGCCGGCTGGAGGGGATGCAGGCCCTCGACGGTTCCCGCAAGGTCGTGGTCGCGGCGGCCGACGGAACCGAGGAGACCCTCGTCGCCGACGCCGTCCTGATCGCCACCGGCGGTCACCCGCGCGAGCTGCCGGACGCCCAGCCCGACGGCGAGCGGATCCTGAACTGGACCCAGGTCTACGACCTCGCCGAACTGCCCGAGGAACTCATCGTCGTCGGCTCCGGTGTCACCGGCGCCGAGTTCGCCGGCGCCTACCAGGCGCTCGGCTCCCGGGTCACCCTGGTCTCCTCCCGCGACCGTGTGCTGCCCGGCGAGGACCCGGACGCCGCGGCCGTCCTGGAGGACGTCTTCCGGCGCCGCGGCATGAACGTCATGGCCCGCTCGCGCGCCGAGTCCGCCAAGCGGGTCGGCGACCGGGTCGAGGTCGCCCTCGCCGACGGGCGGGTCATCACCGGCTCGCACTGTCTGATGGCCGTCGGCGCCATCCCCAACAGCGCGGGCCTCGGCCTGGAGGACGCGGGCGTCAAGGTCCGTGAGTCCGGGCACATCTGGACCGACAAGGTGTCCCGCACCACCGCGCCGGGCGTCTACGCCGCCGGTGACGTGACCGGGGTGTTCGCGCTCGCCTCCGTCGCCGCGATGCAGGGCCGGATCGCGATGTACCACTTCCTCGGCGACGCGGTGGCGCCGCTCAACCTCAAGACGGTCTCCTCCAACGTCTTCACCGACCCGGAGATCGCCACCGTCGGCTACAGCCAGGCCGACGTCGACGCGGGCAAGATCGACGCGCGGGTCGTCAAGCTGCCGCTGCTGCGCAACCCGCGCGCGAAGATGCAGGGCATCCGTGACGGCTTCGTGAAGATCTTCTGCCGTCCCGGCACCGGGATCGTCGTCGGTGGTGTGGTGGTCGCACCGCGCGCCTCGGAACTGATCCACCCCATCTCGATCGCCGTCGACAACAATCTGACGGTCGAACAGATCGCGAACGCGTTCACCGTGTACCCCTCCCTTTCGGGGTCGATCGCCGAGGTGGCCCGGCAGTTGCACACCCGTAAGACGGCGGGGGAGGGCTGA
- a CDS encoding aldehyde dehydrogenase family protein: MASAFEYAPAPESRSVVDIAPSYGLFIDGEFTEAADGKVFKTVSPSTEEVLSEIAQAGEADVDRAVKAARKAFEKWSALPGSERAKYLFRIARIIQERSRELAVLETLDNGKPIKETRDADLPLVAAHFFYYAGWADKLGHAGFGADPRPLGVAGQVIPWNFPLLMLAWKIAPALATGNTVVLKPAETTPLSALFFADVCRQAGLPRGVVNILPGYGDAGAALVAHPDVNKVAFTGSTAVGKEIARTVAGSHKKLTLELGGKGANIVFDDAPIDQAVEGIVNGIFFNQGQVCCAGSRLLVQESVQEELLDSLKRRLSTLRLGDPLDKNTDIGAINSEEQLSRITSLVERGEAEGAERWSPACELPEAGYWFAPTLFTNVTQAHTVARDEIFGPVLSVLTFRTPDEAVAKANNTPYGLSAGIWTEKGSRILAVANKLRAGVVWSNTFNKFDPTSPFGGYKESGFGREGGRHGLEAYLDV, from the coding sequence ATGGCATCCGCATTCGAGTACGCACCGGCACCCGAGTCCCGCTCGGTCGTCGACATCGCCCCCTCCTACGGCCTGTTCATCGACGGCGAGTTCACCGAGGCCGCCGACGGCAAGGTCTTCAAGACGGTCTCGCCGTCCACCGAGGAGGTCCTCTCCGAGATCGCCCAGGCGGGCGAGGCGGACGTCGACCGCGCGGTGAAGGCCGCCCGCAAGGCGTTCGAGAAGTGGTCCGCGCTGCCCGGCTCCGAGCGCGCGAAGTACCTGTTCCGCATCGCCCGGATCATCCAGGAACGCAGCCGCGAACTCGCCGTTCTCGAAACCCTCGACAACGGCAAGCCGATCAAGGAGACCCGCGACGCGGACCTCCCGCTGGTCGCCGCGCACTTCTTCTACTACGCGGGCTGGGCCGACAAGCTCGGCCACGCCGGCTTCGGCGCGGACCCCCGCCCGCTCGGCGTCGCGGGCCAGGTCATCCCCTGGAACTTCCCGCTGCTGATGCTGGCGTGGAAGATCGCCCCGGCCCTGGCCACCGGCAACACGGTCGTGCTGAAGCCGGCCGAGACGACCCCGCTGTCCGCGCTGTTCTTCGCGGACGTCTGCCGCCAGGCGGGCCTGCCCCGCGGTGTCGTCAACATCCTTCCCGGCTACGGCGACGCGGGCGCCGCGCTGGTCGCGCACCCGGACGTGAACAAGGTGGCCTTCACCGGCTCCACGGCCGTCGGCAAGGAGATCGCGCGCACGGTCGCGGGCTCGCACAAGAAGCTCACGCTCGAACTGGGCGGCAAGGGCGCCAACATCGTCTTCGACGACGCCCCGATCGACCAGGCCGTCGAGGGCATCGTCAACGGCATCTTCTTCAACCAGGGCCAGGTCTGCTGCGCCGGCAGCCGTCTCCTCGTGCAGGAGTCGGTCCAGGAGGAGCTGCTGGACTCGCTCAAGCGCAGGCTCTCCACCCTGCGGCTGGGCGACCCGCTGGACAAGAACACGGACATCGGCGCGATCAACTCCGAGGAGCAGCTCTCCCGGATCACCTCGCTCGTCGAGCGGGGCGAGGCCGAGGGTGCCGAGCGCTGGTCCCCGGCCTGCGAACTGCCGGAGGCGGGCTACTGGTTCGCGCCGACGCTGTTCACGAACGTCACGCAGGCCCACACCGTCGCCCGGGACGAGATCTTCGGCCCGGTCCTGTCGGTCCTCACCTTCCGCACCCCGGACGAGGCCGTCGCCAAGGCCAACAACACGCCGTACGGCCTGTCGGCGGGCATCTGGACGGAGAAGGGCTCCCGCATCCTGGCGGTGGCGAACAAGCTCCGGGCCGGTGTCGTCTGGTCCAACACGTTCAACAAGTTCGACCCGACCTCGCCGTTCGGCGGATACAAGGAGTCGGGCTTCGGCCGC
- a CDS encoding phospho-sugar mutase — MTATDHDADDLLARARTWLAEDPDPDTREELTRLLDAGDVKELADRFAGTLQFGTAGLRGELGAGPMRMNRAVVIRAAAGLAAYLRGKGQEGGLVVIGYDARHKSADFARDTAAVMTGAGLRAAVLPRPLPTPVLAFAIRHLGAVAGVEVTASHNPPRDNGYKVYLGDGSQIVPPADAEIAAEIAAVRALADVPRPDGGWETLDDAVLDAYLARTDAVLAAGSPRTARTVYTAMHGVGKDVLLAAFARAGFPEPVLVAEQAEPDPEFPTVSFPNPEEPGAMDLAFAKAAETDPDLVIANDPDADRCAVAVKGRDGAWRMLRGDEVGSLLAAHLVARGARGTFAESIVSSSLLGRIAEKAGLPYEETLTGFKWIARVEGLRYGYEEALGYCVDPEGVRDKDGITAALLITELASELKESGRTLLDLLDDLAVEHGLHATDQLSVRVEDLTVIARAMERLRTNPPAALGGLTVTRAEDLTRGTETLPPTDGLRYTLDGARVIVRPSGTEPKLKCYLEAVIPAATHESLPTAHAKATTLLAAIKRDLSAAAGI, encoded by the coding sequence GTGACCGCGACCGACCACGACGCCGACGACCTCCTCGCCCGCGCCCGCACCTGGCTCGCCGAGGACCCGGACCCGGACACCCGCGAGGAACTCACCCGTCTCCTCGACGCGGGCGACGTCAAGGAACTCGCTGACCGGTTCGCCGGCACCCTCCAGTTCGGCACCGCGGGTCTGCGCGGCGAGCTGGGCGCGGGCCCGATGCGCATGAACCGCGCGGTCGTCATCCGCGCCGCCGCCGGTCTCGCCGCGTACCTCAGGGGCAAGGGGCAGGAGGGCGGTCTCGTCGTCATCGGCTACGACGCCCGCCACAAGTCGGCGGACTTCGCGCGGGACACGGCCGCCGTGATGACGGGCGCCGGGCTGCGCGCCGCGGTGCTGCCCCGCCCGCTGCCCACCCCGGTCCTCGCCTTCGCCATAAGGCATCTGGGCGCGGTGGCGGGCGTCGAGGTCACCGCCAGCCACAACCCGCCGCGGGACAACGGCTACAAGGTGTACCTGGGCGACGGCTCGCAGATCGTGCCGCCCGCGGACGCGGAGATCGCCGCCGAGATCGCGGCCGTACGGGCGCTGGCGGACGTACCGCGTCCGGACGGCGGCTGGGAGACCCTGGACGACGCCGTCCTGGACGCCTATCTGGCCCGCACGGACGCCGTCCTCGCGGCCGGCTCGCCGCGCACGGCCCGTACCGTCTACACGGCGATGCACGGCGTCGGCAAGGACGTGCTGCTGGCCGCCTTCGCGCGGGCCGGTTTCCCGGAGCCCGTGCTCGTCGCCGAACAGGCCGAACCGGACCCGGAGTTCCCGACAGTCTCCTTCCCCAACCCGGAGGAGCCCGGCGCGATGGACCTGGCCTTCGCGAAGGCCGCCGAGACCGACCCGGACCTCGTGATCGCCAACGACCCGGACGCCGACCGCTGCGCGGTGGCCGTCAAGGGCCGCGACGGCGCCTGGCGGATGCTCCGCGGCGACGAGGTCGGCTCCCTGCTCGCCGCGCACCTGGTCGCCCGCGGTGCGCGCGGCACCTTCGCCGAGTCGATCGTCTCCTCCTCCCTGCTCGGCCGGATCGCCGAGAAGGCGGGTCTGCCGTACGAGGAGACCCTCACCGGTTTCAAGTGGATCGCCCGCGTGGAGGGCCTGCGCTACGGCTACGAGGAGGCCCTCGGCTACTGCGTGGACCCGGAGGGCGTCCGCGACAAGGACGGCATCACCGCGGCCCTGCTGATCACCGAGCTGGCGTCGGAGCTGAAGGAGAGCGGGCGGACCCTGCTCGACCTGCTGGACGACCTCGCCGTGGAGCACGGGCTGCACGCGACCGACCAGTTGTCGGTGCGGGTGGAGGACCTGACGGTCATCGCCCGTGCCATGGAGCGCCTGCGCACGAACCCGCCGGCCGCGCTCGGCGGCCTCACCGTCACCCGCGCCGAGGACCTCACCCGCGGCACGGAGACGCTCCCGCCCACGGACGGGCTGCGCTACACACTCGACGGCGCCCGCGTCATCGTCCGCCCGAGCGGCACGGAACCCAAACTGAAGTGCTACCTGGAGGCCGTGATCCCGGCCGCCACACACGAGTCCCTCCCGACCGCCCACGCCAAGGCGACGACCCTGCTCGCAGCGATCAAGCGCGACCTGTCGGCAGCCGCGGGCATCTGA
- a CDS encoding DeoR/GlpR family DNA-binding transcription regulator — MFAAERRQLILEMVRANGAVSLRELARVVQTSEVTVRRDVRALEAEGLLDRRHGGAVLPGGFTRESGFPQKSHLATAEKTAIADLAANFVEEGEAIVVGAGTTTQELARRLARVPGLTVVTNSLLVAQALAHANRVEVVMTGGTLRGSNYALVGSGAEQSLQGLRVSRAFLSGSGLTAERGLSTSNMLSASVDRALVQAAAEVVVLADHTKLGTDTMFQTVPTDLITRLVTDEPPAHDDRAATELQALADQGVQIAVAGASGSPGGDTVPARPQQRRDVPLPSPRRGQVPGGTPSPLRAATVLGEQPPGTERPRVADMRRR; from the coding sequence GTGTTCGCTGCAGAACGTCGCCAATTGATCCTCGAAATGGTGCGAGCGAACGGAGCCGTGTCGCTCCGTGAACTCGCCCGCGTCGTCCAGACCTCCGAAGTGACCGTACGGCGGGACGTGCGCGCACTGGAGGCAGAAGGACTCCTCGACCGCCGGCATGGCGGTGCGGTATTGCCGGGCGGGTTCACGCGTGAGTCCGGCTTTCCGCAGAAATCCCATCTCGCGACCGCCGAAAAGACCGCCATCGCGGACCTCGCCGCCAACTTCGTCGAAGAGGGCGAGGCCATCGTGGTGGGAGCGGGAACCACGACACAGGAGCTGGCCCGCCGGCTCGCCCGCGTCCCCGGCCTGACGGTCGTCACCAACTCGCTGCTGGTGGCCCAGGCGTTGGCCCATGCCAACAGAGTCGAGGTCGTGATGACCGGGGGGACCCTGCGCGGCTCCAACTACGCCCTCGTGGGCAGTGGTGCCGAGCAGTCCCTCCAGGGGCTGCGGGTCTCCCGGGCGTTCCTCTCCGGGAGCGGGCTGACCGCCGAGCGGGGGCTGTCCACGTCCAACATGCTGTCGGCGTCCGTCGACCGGGCGCTGGTCCAGGCCGCCGCCGAGGTCGTCGTCCTCGCCGACCACACCAAGCTGGGCACGGACACCATGTTCCAGACCGTGCCGACGGATCTCATCACCCGGCTCGTCACCGACGAACCGCCGGCCCACGACGACCGTGCCGCCACGGAACTCCAGGCCCTTGCGGACCAGGGGGTGCAGATCGCCGTGGCCGGGGCGTCGGGCAGCCCGGGGGGTGACACGGTCCCGGCGCGCCCCCAGCAGCGCCGGGACGTCCCCCTGCCGTCCCCCCGCCGAGGCCAGGTCCCCGGCGGCACCCCGTCCCCCCTCCGCGCAGCCACGGTCCTGGGCGAACAGCCCCCCGGCACGGAACGGCCCAGGGTGGCGGACATGCGCCGCCGCTGA